From one Kwoniella dejecticola CBS 10117 chromosome 2, complete sequence genomic stretch:
- a CDS encoding NADPH-dependent diflavin oxidoreductase 1 has translation MIPLILYASETGNAQDVAERVARSFRSKGRKITCQSMETFPIQSLIHVPLIILITSTHGRGDPPPAMTSLWKALLRANLPKDILEDVHFTLFGLGDSSYERFCYAGKILARRMEDLGGNKLCGYGWGDERSPNGIEDALIPWLKETLDTFLPYLPIIPDYTPLESTDLPPPIYSLTPIATSSKQNGLDIPLDKLSISDIPNGCAAPTRVEDMIRHHDDGWVKPDDWVWATLRKNERVTKGDWWQDVREIELEFEDDDIEPYLPGSICSLQPQSSEEDVTMFLELMDLESQADIPMTVKSLLQEQSLPQHLPPSGKPTTLRSLLTNHLDIRCSPRKSFFEWLRRLSSDEREQERLDEFIDDPDEIHTYATRPSRSIVETLADFRQTKIPLSHILEILPPLRRRQFSIASSFEAHPGKVQLLVALVEYKTNLKIPRRGLCSQWLDSLSVGSRIPIHISPPTLYLPLDPEIPVILVGPGTGVAPMRAFVEARVAQGAIDNTALYFGCRSKYADFYFSSEWQKYGEMGMNIQIAASRDQEEKVYVQHLIKENKEEVHEWLVEKGGYVFISGSSNAMPREVREALAWCISTEGAGTFSEEEAKEYIERMFEEKRGGEESW, from the exons ATGATACCTCTGATACTGTACGCTTCCGAGACGGGGAACGCTCAAGATGTCGCCGAACGAGTCGCTCGATCATTCCGATCAAAAGGCCGAAAGATCACTTGTCAATCGATGGAAACATTCCCTATCCAGTCGCTCATCCATGTacccctcatcatcctgatcaCTTCAACTCATGGTCGAGGGGATCCTCCACCTGCAATGACGAGCTTATGGAAAGCTTTGCTACGAGCGAATCTGCCTAAAGATATACTGGAGGACGTCCATTTTACGCTGTTTGGCTTGGGGGATAGTTCGTACGAGAGATTTTGTTATGCGGGGAAGATACTGGCTAGACGCATGGAGGATCTAGGAGGAAATAAGCTTTGTGGATATGGCTGGGGTGATGAGAGGTCTCCTAATGG AATCGAAGACGCTTTGATACCTTGGCTGAAAGAGACACTCGATACCTTCCTACCTTACTTACCCATCATACCGGACTACACACCACTTGAAAGTACAGATCTACCACCGCCGATATATTCTTTGACGCCGATAGCTACTTCGTCGAAGCAGAATGGACTAGACATACCCCTGGACAAATTATCGATATCGGACATCCCTAATGGCTGTGCAGCACCTACAAGAGTGGAAGATATGATACGGCATCACGATGATGGGTGGGTGAAGCCTGATGATTGGGTATGGGCCACGCTGCGGAAGAACGAAAGAGTGACAAAGGGGGATTGGTGGCAGGATGTAAGGGAAATCGAGCTAGAattcgaggatgatgacat TGAGCCATACTTGCCCGGATCGATTTGTTCGCTGCAGCCGcagtcaagcgaagaagacgtgACCATGTTTCTGGAATTGATGGATCTGGAATCGCAAGCGGATATACCAATGACTGTAAAATCTCTACTGcagg AACAATCATTACCTCAACACCTACCCCCTTCCGGTAAACCTACAACATTGCGATCGTTATTGACCAATCACTTGGATATACGCTGTTCGCCCCGGAAAAGCTTTTTCGAGTGGCTGCGGCGGCTATCGTCTGATGAGCGGGAACAGGAAAGGCTAGACGAAtttatcgatgatcct GACGAGATACATACGTATGCAACTCGACCTTCGAGGTCTATAGTGGAGACTCTGGCAGACTTCAGGCAGACAAAAATACCGTTATCCCACATACTGGAGATTTTGCCTCCGTTGCGGAGACGGCAATTCTCAATAGCCAGTTCATTCGAG GCACATCCAGGCAAAGTACAGCTCTTGGTAGCGCTTGTGGAGTACAAGACCAATCTGAAGATACCCAGAAGAGGACTGTGCTCCCAATGGCTTGATAGTTTGTCTGTCG GCTCCCGAATTCCGATACACATCTCACCACCGACGTTATACTTGCCGCTAGATCCCGAAATACCTGTGATACTGGTCGGACCCGGGACCGGTGTTGCACCTATGCGGGCATTTGTAGAAGCTAGAGTGGCTCAAGGGGCCATCGACA ACACCGCATTATATTTTGGCTGTCGATCGAAATATGCCGATTTCTACTTTTCGTCCGAATGGCAGAAATACGGCGAGATGGGCATGAACATCCAAATTGCAGCCAGCagggatcaagaggagaaggtgtatgTCCAGCATCTGATCAAGGAaaacaaggaggaagtgCACGAATGGTTAGTCGAGAAAGGGGGTTATGTATTCATTTCTGGCTCGTCGAATGCTATGCCTCGAGAAGTCAGAGAAGCTTTAGCTTGGTGTATCAGTACGGAAGGCGCCGGGACATTtagtgaggaagaagcgaaagagtATATAGAGAGAATGttcgaggagaagagaggaggggaagagagCTGGTAG
- a CDS encoding hydroxymethylglutaryl-CoA reductase (NADPH), producing MLRSTLVSISSLASSAPIEVITTCFILVTLVYFQLLHAIKGSEFFNIQSTSPPPRPVHLVRLSHPPQLAETQYGLPSTSSRIASNFNTATPWSGEDWQPVSVGDFRRVLEANAVEGGYVFDEKIGGNKAGEKAAVVLVKQIVVVREDDEDVADQWQDWLLNDFSIEFSGTKYSYRDLCFDRSVKPTLVAHPLHPTQSVLTLFLQAPTPDVPTLPYLNALGKLPSFTPSHSNTTFRILSSSNSNWGFLPSFDGAGLFSNFGDGLNQSEREDEDALYGLRNVRWFTYAVRALGMRFWNLAKNADSADIFVVLLGYVLMHGVFVHLFIGMRNIGSSFWLPVATLVSSTFAFLVALLAAYLLNVPVDPICLSEALPFLVITVGFDKPFLLAKAVLQNPDIAPVPTSPEMSPVDDIVDETGLGLDLGTLHKELAPLERLQRLAEGKVRWAAPVAAKKVVVDAVKQSGVRIVRDYAVEIAVLSVGAASGIGGLREFCYLAALIMAVDCVFLFSFYVAILSVMVEVHRIKLIRGNRRAKHLRRNSSHASLNGSSISPSPTSKSFMPKEADGQPKNPMVRLKLLLIISFLTLHILNLCTTLTEQTALKRHSTHSVPKVTPRAMLDPRSPTLSPMLQALYDSQPAETDMAVQIIPTTNIVASSEDYTPSRMATIDQFMSEWTQLVGDPVLSKWIVVTLGISVLLNGYLIKGIASNSMGGKGPVAAAAQILVGVFESAEKSDRARKAASKSATPRGKLPANYTHPAPIKDGEKTPKGDERPNGNLGHVMVQPAEPKIPIISEPEPPITKSDSSSSLQSMTFGRRSLEECIDIYAGGVGSNNLSDEEIILLVEKGKIAPYALEKVLKNLERAVRVRRAVISRSSVTRTLENSLLPMSDYDYKQIIGACCENVVGYMPLPVGIAGPLNVDGELLHIPMATTEGTLVASTSRGCKALNSGGGVTTVLTHDAMTRGPAIDFPSIVSACDARIWIDSHEGFGILKAAFDSTSRFARLQTLECALAGRTLYVRFATQTGDAMGMNMISKGVEKALEVLRERYPEMHVLALSGNYCTDKKPAAINWIEGRGKSVVAEAVVPGHIVKSVLKTTVKDLCNLNIKKNLIGSAMAGSIGGFNAHAANILTAMYLACGQDPAQNVESSNCMTLMEPVNDGADLLISCSMPSIEVGTVGGGTILSPQRAMLEMLGVAGAHATNPGQNAQRLARIICAAVMAGELSLMSALAAGHLIQAHMKHNRSAPVTPGAVTPFGSITPLRESQLINGPPPKVNGGGGGHLGLSPVNATRQTF from the exons ATGCTTCGATCGACCTTagtctccatctcctcgcTGGCATCCTCGGCCCCGATCGAAGTAATAACGACGTGCTTCATCCTCGTTACCCTCGTCTACTTCCAACTTCTACACGCGATCAAGGGATCCGAATTTTTCAATATCCAATCCACTTCACCGCCCCCTCGCCCTGtccacctcgtccgcctGTCTCACCCGCCGCAGCTCGCCGAAACGCAGTACGGTCTCCCAAGTACGAGTTCGCGGATAGCGAGTAATTTCAATACCGCCACGCCATGGAGTGGGGAAGACTGGCAGCCTGTTTCTGTCGGAGACTTCAGACGTGTCTTAGAGGCTAATGCTGTTGAAGGGGGGTATGTGTTCGACGAGAAGATCGGAGGGAACAAGGCGGGAGAAAAAGCAGCGGTCGTCTTGGTGAAGCAGATAGTGGTCGTTAgggaagacgacgaggacgtTGCGGATCAATGGCAAGATTGGTTATTGAACGATTTCAGCATAGAATTTAGCGGAACGAAGTACAGTTATCGAGATCTGTGCTTTGATCGTTCAGTCAAACCTACACTCGTTGCCCACCCCTTACATCCCACGCAATCTGTCTTGACGCTCTTCCTGCAAGCCCCGACACCCGATGTACCTACATTACCGTATCTCAACGCGCTCGGCAAATTACCGTCGTTCACACCGTCCCACTCAAACACGACATTCCgcatcctctcctcctcgaaCTCGAATTGGGGATTCTTACCTAGCTTTGATGGCGCAGGACTGTTCTCCAACTTCGGCGATGGGTTGAATCAGAGTGAaagagaggacgaagatgcttTGTACGGGCTAAGGAATGTTAGATGGTTCACTTACGCTGTCAGAGCTCTTGGTATGCGATTCTGGAATTTGGCGAAA AACGCTGATTCCGCAGACATATTCGTGGTCCTGCTTGGATACGTGTTGATGCACGGTGTATTCGTTCATCTTTTCATCGGTATGAGGAATATTGGAAGTTCTTTCTGGCTTC CCGTCGCCACCTTGGTATCATCAACATTCGCGTTCCTTGTCGCTCTACTCGCAGCCTACCTACTCAATGTACCTGTCGACCCCATCTGCTTGTCAGAAGCGTTACCTTTCCTAGTCATCACCGTCGGATTCGACAAACCCTTCCTACTCGCAAAGGCGGTCTTACAAAACCCCGACATTGCCCCTGTACCAACTTCACCCGAGATGTCTCCCGTGGACGACATCGTAGATGAGACTGGTTTAGGGCTAGACTTGGGCACGCTCCACAAAGAGCTTGCTCCCTTAGAACGATTACAGAGGTTAGCGGAAGGCAAAGTCAGATGGGCTGCGCCCGTAGCTGCGAAGAAGGTTGTTGTCGATGCCGTCAAGCAATCTGGTGTTAGGATAGTAAGGGACTATGCTGTTGAGATCGCCGTCTTGAGCGTTGGTGCTGCCAGTGGAATCGGCGGATTGAGGGAGTTTTGCTACcttg CTGCACTCATTATGGCGGTTGATtgcgtcttcctcttctcattctACGTCGCCATTCTCAGTGTCATGGTCGAAGTACaccgaatcaagctgatcagaggTAATCGACGGGCCAAGCATTTACGAAGGAACTCTAGTCATGCTTCGCTGAACGGATCTTCTatctcaccatcacccaCGAGCAAGTCTTTCATGcctaaagaagctgatggacaGCCGAAGAACCCTATGGTCCGACTCAAGCtacttctcatcatctctttcctcaCGCTACACATACTGAACCTCTGTACCACGCTCACGGAGCAAACAGCTCTCAAGCGacactcaactcactccgTCCCTAAGGTCACTCCTCGAGCGATGCTTGATCCACGAAGTCCGACCCTTTCACCCATGCTGCAAGCTTTGTACGACAGTCAACCCGCCGAGACCGACATGGCTGTCCAGATCATCCCAACTACCAACATTGTGGCGTCGAGCGAAGACTACACGCCGTCGAGAATGGCCACCATCGATCAATTCATGAGCGAATGGACTCAACTTGTTGGTGATCCAGTATTGAGTAAATGGATCGTTGTCACTCTCGGTATTAGTGTCTTACTCAACGGCTACCTTATCAAGGGTATTGCTTCGAACTCAATGGGCGGAAAAGGTCCGgtggctgctgctgctcagaTACTCGTCGGAGTGTTCGAGTCCGCTGAGAAGAGCGATCGAGCAAGAAAAGCAGCCAGCAAGTCAGCTACCCCTCGAGGTAAACTTCCCGCCAATTATACGCATCCGGCTCCCATCAAGGACGGCGAGAAAACTCCGAAAGGGGATGAAAGACCGAATGGTAATCTAGGTCATGTCATGGTCCAGCCTGCTGAGCCAAAGATACCTATCATCTCTGAGCCCGAACCACCTATTACGAAGTCAgattccagctcttccttACAATCAATGACCTTTGGTCGaagatctctcgaagaaTGTATTGACATCTATGCTGGAGGCGTGGGATCCAACAATTTATCCGACGAAGAGATTATCCTCTTAGTGGAAAAAGGCAAGATCGCTCCTTACGCTTTGGAAAAGGTACTCAAGAACCTCGAGCGAGCTGTACGGGTCCGCCGAGCAGTCATCTCTCGATCATCCGTGACTCGAACTTTGGAGAATAGTCTCTTGCCTATGTCCGATTACGATTACAAACAGATCATCGGAGCATGTTGCGAGAACGTAGTAGGATACATGCCTTTACCAGTTGGTATCGCCGGTCCACTCAATGTCGATGGCGAATTACTGCACATACCCATGGCCACCACGGAAGGTACTCTAGTAGCGTCTACTTCTAGAGGATGTAAAGCCCTGAACTCCGGCGGGGGTGTTACAACTGTCTTGACTCACGACGCTATGACCCGAGGTCCAGCTATAGATTTCCCTTCGATCGTCTCGGCATGCGACGCTAGGATATGGATAGATTCGCATGAGGGTTTCGGTATACTAAAGGCTGCGTTCGACTCGACTTCAAGATTCGCAAGACTTCAAACACTCGAATGTGCTCTTGCCGGTCGAACGCTGTATGTCCGATTTGCCACTCAGACGGGAGACGCCATGGGAATGAACATGATCTCCAAAGGAGTGGAGAAAGCTTTAGAAGTACTCAGGGAAAGATATCCTGAAATGCATGTGCTGGCACTGAGTGGAAATTACTGTACGGATAAGAAACCGGCGGCGATCAACTGGATTGAAGGTAGAGGGAAATCGGTAGTGGCGGAAGCGGTGGTACCTGGACATATAGTGAAGAGTGTACTCAAGACGACCGTGAAGGATCTGTGTAACCTgaatatcaagaagaacTTGATTGGAAGTGCGATGGCAGGTAGTATTGGTGGATTCAATGCTCATGCAGCGAACATTCTGACT GCGATGTACTTGGCATGTGGtcaagatccagctcagaATGTCGAATCGTCAAACTGTATGACGTTGATGGAGCC GGTCAATGACGGCGCCGATCTGTTGATTTCCTGTTCAATGCCTTCGATAGAAGTAGGAACCGTCGGGGGAGGAACGATCTTATCGCCCCAACGAGCAATGCTAGAAATGCTAGGCGTTGCCGGAGCGCACGCTACGAACCCGGGTCAAAATGCTCAACGATTAGCGAGAATCATCTGTGCGGCAGTCATGGCGGGTGAATTATCACTCATGTCTGCCCTTGCGGCTGGGCACCTAATTCAGGCGCACATGAAACATAACCGATCGGCACCTGTCACTCCAGGGGCAGTGACTCCGTTCGGAAGTATAACGCCACTCAGAGAGAGTCAGTTGATCAATGGTCCGCCGCCAAAGGTGAAtgggggagggggagggcATTTGGGTTTGAGTCCTGTCAATGCCACGAGGCAGACATTCTAG
- a CDS encoding non-histone chromosomal protein 6 codes for MPKVSAKDTKKSAGVQAAAKKRTKKDPNKPKRALSAYMFFVQDYRERIKAENPDATFGDVGKLLGIKWKEMNAGEKKPYEDKAKADKDRADRENAVYKGNAKAAKQAAKNQAQAAADDDSDEDESD; via the exons ATGCCCAAGGTATCAGCCAAAGACACCAAGAAGTCGGCCGGAGTCCAAGCCGCCGCCAAGAAGCGAACCAAGAAGGACCCCAACAAGCCCAAGAG AGCCCTCTCCGCCTACATGTTTTTCGTCCAAGATTACAGAGAACGAATCAAAGCCGAGAACCCCGACGCTACCTTCGGTGATGTCGGTAAGCTCTTGGGTATCAAGTGGAAAGAGATGAACGCTGGCGAGaaaaag CCTTACGAAgacaaagccaaagccgATAAAGACAGAGCCGACAGAGAGAACGCAGTCTACAAAGGGAATGCTAAAGCCGCCAAGCAGGCCGCTAAGaaccaagctcaagccgcTGC TGAcgatgatagcgatgaagatgaatccGATTAA